The Daucus carota subsp. sativus chromosome 2, DH1 v3.0, whole genome shotgun sequence genome includes a window with the following:
- the LOC135150746 gene encoding glyoxylate/hydroxypyruvate reductase HPR3-like: MATVQETQNSHSSTTKNEHLPLVYYHRSPSFNFSINQWLEPSFRLLEPDHPEFSSLSQTVKALVVVGPTPLTGETLDKLPGVEIVVGTSAGVNHMDVAECHRRGVKVTNAGDAFSEDVADYAVGLLVDVLRRVSAADRFVRAGLWPLNGVYPLGSKLGGKVIGIIGLGRIGSEIAKRLEAFGCVIAYNSRNKKPHVSYLLGHSPCKDKT; this comes from the exons ATGGCCACtgtccaagaaacacaaaactCACATTCATCGACTACTAAAAATGAACATCTACCATTAGTTTATTACCATCGATCACCAAGTTTCAACTTCTCCATAAATCAATGGCTCGAACCCAGCTTCCGGCTTCTCGAACCCGATCACCCGGAATTCTCTTCTCTTTCTCAAACCGTCAAGGCCCTTGTGGTTGTGGGTCCCACTCCACTCACCGGAGAGACTCTCGACAAGCTTCCGGGTGTGGAGATAGTGGTGGGTACCAGCGCCGGCGTGAACCACATGGATGTCGCTGAGTGTCATCGCCGTGGCGTCAAAGTCACCAACGCCGGAGATGCTTTCTCTGAAGATGTTGCCGACTATGCTGTTGGCTTGTTGGTTGATGTTCTCCGGCGAGTTTCTGCCGCCGATCGTTTTGTTCGGGCTGGCTTGTGGCCACTTAACGGAGTCTACCCTCTTGGTTCTAAG TTAGGGGGCAAGGTCATTGGAATCATCGGACTGGGAAGAATCGGCTCTGAGATTGCCAAAAGGCTGGAAGCATTTGGTTGCGTAATCGCCTACAATTCAAGGAACAAGAAGCCGCATGTTTCATACCTGTTGGGCCATAGCCCATGTAAAGATAAGACTTAA
- the LOC108208544 gene encoding subtilisin-like protease 4 produces the protein MLPDMAILSLISLVIIFTFSAELARGNDFEPLNYVSSKNELKTYIIHVKKPEAHILAQADDLSNYHKSFMSARATAALNQEQDFLYSYKHVINGFAARLSEEDVEAMKEMEGFVSAHLEKVLHQQTTHTPRFLGLHQDTGLWRESNFGKGVIIGVLDGGILPTHPSFTDEGMPSPPARWKGKCEFVTSKCNNKIIGARSFNNSATIVSPFDQEGHGSHVAGIAAGRFVKNAAVLGLGNGTAVGVAPKAHLAIYKVCPTTDKCFESDLLAGIDAAVNDGVDVISISIVGKFAVPFFQDAIAVGSFAAIQKGIFVSCSAGNTGPSNSTVLNDAPWILTVGASTTDRSFKVTTKLGNGEEFAGESLFQPEGFSAVLMPLIYAGSSSNSNSSFCVEGSLEGIDVKGKIVLCERGLSTRVSKGETVRKAGGAAMILMNQEIDGSTTIAESHVLPAAHVSYATGLRIKAFINSTVEPKAAIVFKGTRSGDPLAPAVASFSARGPSITTPGILKPDIVGPGVNILSAWPFSVGGDSNSLSTFNVQSGTSMSCPHLSGIAALLKSAHPNWSPAAIKSAIMTTADLNNLNESPIVTERSVPADVFAIGAGHVNPSKANNPGLVYDIHPDEYIPYLCGLGYTNDQVGVITQRPINCTNETSIPEAQLNYPSFSITLASINQTYTRTMTNVGEPNSSYYIEIIPPKGVLVTVNPTSLDFTEANQQLTYRVTFGRSTETIYTQYAQGFLKWTSTHHTVRSPISVKLV, from the coding sequence ATGTTGCCAGATATGGCCATTCTTTCACTTATCAGTCTCGtgattatatttacattttccGCTGAGCTTGCTAGAGGAAATGATTTCGAGCCTTTAAATTATGTCAGTAGCAAAAATGAGCTAAAAACTTATATTATACACGTCAAGAAGCCTGAGGCTCATATACTTGCCCAAGCGGATGATCTAAGCAACTATCATAAGTCATTTATGTCTGCTCGCGCAACAGCAGCCTTAAACCAGGAGCAAGACTTTCTCTACTCATACAAACATGTGATTAATGGTTTTGCAGCAAGACTCTCTGAAGAAGATGTGGAGGCTATGAAAGAAATGGAGGGTTTTGTGTCTGCGCATCTAGAGAAAGTGTTGCATCAACAGACAACCCACACGCCCCGGTTCTTGGGATTGCACCAAGATACTGGTTTGTGGAGAGAATCGAATTTTGGAAAGGGGGTGATTATTGGAGTGTTGGATGGAGGAATTCTGCCTACACATCCTTCGTTTACAGACGAAGGAATGCCTTCTCCACCAGCCAGATGGAAAGGGAAGTGTGAATTTGTTACTTCAAAGTGTAACAATAAAATCATTGGGGCAAGATCATTCAACAACTCTGCAACAATTGTCTCTCCCTTTGATCAAGAAGGACATGGAAGCCATGTAGCGGGTATAGCTGCTGGAAGGTTTGTGAAAAATGCTGCAGTGCTTGGACTTGGTAATGGCACGGCTGTTGGGGTTGCGCCTAAAGCTCACTTGGCAATCTATAAAGTGTGTCCGACAACAGACAAGTGTTTTGAAAGTGACCTACTTGCAGGAATTGATGCTGCTGTCAATGATGGAGTTGATGTTATCTCAATTTCTATAGTGGGCAAGTTTGCTGTGCCATTTTTTCAAGATGCTATTGCTGTTGGATCATTTGCAGCAATTCAAAAAGGAATATTTGTAAGCTGCTCTGCAGGAAACACAGGCCCTTCAAACAGCACTGTGTTGAATGATGCCCCTTGGATTTTAACTGTTGGCGCAAGCACTACGGATAGAAGCTTCAAAGTCACAACAAAACTAGGAAATGGTGAAGAGTTTGCTGGTGAATCCTTGTTCCAACCAGAAGGTTTCTCTGCAGTCCTAATGCCTCTTATCTATGCTGGTTCAAGTAGCAATTCCAACTCTTCATTTTGCGTTGAAGGATCCTTAGAAGGGATTGATGTCAAAGGAAAGATAGTACTATGTGAGCGAGGACTATCTACAAGAGTGTCTAAAGGAGAGACGGTCAGAAAGGCTGGAGGTGCAGCAATGATATTgatgaatcaagaaatagatgGATCAACCACTATAGCGGAAAGTCATGTTCTCCCTGCAGCTCATGTGAGTTATGCCACAGGACTCAGAATAAAAGCTTTCATAAATTCAACCGTAGAGCCTAAAGCAGCCATAGTGTTTAAAGGAACTAGAAGTGGAGATCCACTGGCTCCAGCAGTTGCTTCCTTCTCCGCAAGAGGTCCTAGCATTACAACCCCCGGAATTCTCAAACCAGACATAGTGGGACCTGGAGTGAACATTTTATCAGCATGGCCGTTCTCTGTTGGTGGTGATTCAAATTCATTGTCCACTTTTAACGTGCAATCCGGTACATCAATGTCATGTCCTCACCTCAGTGGAATTGCTGCATTGCTCAAAAGTGCTCATCCTAATTGGTCACCAGCTGCAATTAAGTCTGCGATCATGACCACTGCTGATCTAAACAACCTCAATGAAAGTCCCATTGTCACAGAAAGATCAGTGCCAGCTGATGTCTTTGCCATAGGTGCAGGCCATGTCAATCCATCAAAAGCCAATAATCCTGGACTTGTATACGACATTCATCCAGACGAATACATACCATACTTATGTGGTCTGGGATACACAAACGATCAAGTTGGGGTAATCACACAGCGACCAATCAATTGCACCAATGAAACAAGCATACCAGAAGCACAACTAAACTACCCTTCATTTTCAATCACGCTTGCCTCTATCAACCAAACATACACAAGAACAATGACTAACGTCGGAGAACCAAACTCATCATACTACATTGAAATCATTCCACCAAAAGGTGTTCTCGTGACAGTGAATCCTACAAGTCTCGATTTCACAGAAGCAAACCAGCAATTAACTTATCGAGTAACATTTGGCAGGTCAACTGAAACTATATACACTCAATATGCCCAAGGGTTCTTGAAATGGACATCAACGCATCATACAGTCAGGAGCCCAATCTCTGTTAAGCTAGTTTAA
- the LOC108205792 gene encoding copper chaperone for superoxide dismutase, chloroplastic/cytosolic → MGFLRSAATTTTAAAAVAALSFTSLSSPSSSSSSSSFSLPQALKFQSFSINKPIDHLGLSKNLTKPPSALHMDAPSSDYKPSSPQNGAVLPDLLTEFMVDMKCDGCVNAVKNKLNTLTGVKNVEVDLSNQVVRVLGSSPVKSMSEALEQTGRKARLIGQGVPEDFLVSAAVSEFKGPNIFGVVRLAQVNMELARVEANFSGLPTGKHGWSINEYGDLTKGVASTGKVFNPTTEKKPLGDLGTLEADEDGKAFFSGTKDKLRVSDLIGRSIAVYSTEDKSDKGLTAAVIARSAGVGENYKKLCTCDGTTIWEASDADFVTSKV, encoded by the exons ATGGGTTTCCTCAGGTCAGCTGCGACAACCACCACTGCAGCAGCAGCTGTAGCAGCTCTATCTTTCACTTCTCTCTCTTCcccatcttcttcttcctcctcctctTCTTTCTCACTCCCCCAAGCCCTAAAGTTTCAATCTTTTTCAATAAATAAGCCAATTGATCATCTGGGTCTCTCCAAGAATCTCACCAAACCTCCCTCTGCTCTTCACATGGATGCTCCCTCGTCAGATTACAAACCCTCTTCACCCCAG AATGGGGCTGTGTTGCCGGATCTTCTG ACCGAGTTTATGGTGGATATGAAGTGTGATGGTTGTGTTAATGCTGTCAAGAATAAGTTGAATACCCTTACGG GAGTGAAGAATGTGGAAGTAGATCTGAGCAATCAAGTGGTTAGAGTCCTTGGGTCATCTCCTGTGAAGAGTATGAGTGAAGCTTTGGAGCAGACAGGTAGAAAAGCCCGACTGATCGGGCAAGGGGTTCCAGAAG ATTTTTTAGTATCTGCTGCTGTTTCTGAGTTCAAAGGACCTAATATATTTGGTGTTGTTCGTCTGGCCCAAGTTAACATGGAATTGGCCAGGGTTGAAGCCAACTTCAGTGGATTGCCAACAGGAAAACATGGTTGGTCTATAAATGAATATGGTGATTTGACAAAAGGAGTAGCGAGCACCGGAAAGGTGTTTAATCCAACAACTGAAAAAAAG CCTCTTGGTGACCTGGGAACACTAGAAGCTGATGAGGATGGCAAGGCTTTCTTCTCGGGTACTAAAGATAAGCTGCGAGTATCAGATCTCATTGGTCGATCCATTGCAGTCTATTCGACTGAAGATAAATCTGATAAAGGTCTTACAGCTGCAGTGATAGCTAGAAGTGCTGGTGTCGGCGAGAATTACAAAAAACTGTGCACGTGTGATGGCACCACTATCTGGGAAGCAAGTGATGCAGATTTTGTTACCAGCAAAGTTTGA